GCTCCGATTTTAGATTTCCTTTCCAATTATACACCATAAATTTGCAATCCTGCAATCTCGGACCTAGTTTCCCAGTGTGGCTTAAATCTCAAATAAGGTTCAAAAGTCTTGATATTTCAAGTAATGGAATATCTGATGGTGTCCCTAGGTGGTTCTGGAATGTACCACTTGAATTATGGACTTTGAATGTGTCTTCAAATGAATTAAAGGGTACCCTACCTGATATAACATTAAAATTTTACAACTATCCTGGATTGGATTTGAGTAATAACCGTTTTGAGGGTAGGGTACCACTATTTTCTTCTAAATTCGCCTCGTTAGACCTTTCCGGAAACAAGTTCAAAGGAAACCTCTCTTTCTTATGTCATATTAATGGGGATTTATTAACTTTCATTGACCTCTCTAACAATTCGTTTTCCGGGAACCTTCCTGATTGTTGGTCCCGATTCCAAAAACTGGTAGTTCTTGATTTATCATACAACAATTTATCCGGGAATATTCCTTTGTCTTTTGGATTCTTGAATCAACTAGAGGCATTGTATTTGCAAAAAAATGCCTTTGTTGGTGAACTGCCCATGTCCTTAAGCAACTGTACAAATCTTACGTTTGTGAATCTTGGAGAAAACAAGTTAATTGGCAAGATACCTGTGTGGGTAGGGGAAAGACTTACAAGGCTATATTGTCTTGTTTTACGGTCAAATATGTTAAGTGGTAGTCTGCCACCCCAAATATGTTGGTTGTACAATCTTCGTATCCTTGACTTGTCAAACAATAAATTGGTGGGTAATCTTCCTAGTTGCTTCGGTAACTTTTCATCAATGTCAAATAGGTCTGGAGATGATGTAAGTTCTCACGTGTACTTTCAGTCTTCTATTTTGATTCGTGATACACGTGCTGGGTTACTTGGAGACTTCAATGACAACGCATTCGTTGCATGGAAAGGAACATACCAATCTTTTGGAAGAAATCATCTCGATCAATTGAATATCATTGATCTTTCAAACAATAACTTATCAGGCGAGTTTCCCTTTGAAATCACTAGTCTTGTTGAATTAGTCTCCTTCAATATTTCCCTCAACAAACTGCACGGTAAACTCCCAAAAGATATTGGTTTACTGAAATCTCTTAATTCTCTTGACTTGTCGAGAAATCAATTCTCTGGAAAGATTCCCTCAAGTTTATCACAATTGGACGGTTTAGGTTATCTTGACCTCTCATACAATAACTTGTCAGGAGAAACACCAACCGCGACTCAATTCCAACGCTTTGATTCATCCTCCTATGAAGGTAACCCACTACTTTATGGACCTCCACTCACACCAATATCTCGGCCTACTACCATTGTTGTTGAGGAAGATGTCAATCATATACATGAATATGACGACGACTTTTGGAAGTCATATTACATGGGTATGAGTGTTGGATTTGTAGTTGGATTTTGGGGAATTTGTGGTGTTATATTTCTCAACCGGCGATGCAGACACTTACTGTTTACATCCTTGAGTCTTGCCAATGATTGTATTTACGTAACACTTGTTGTGTTATATCGGAAGTTTAAAAGGTAAATAATCTTGCATATGTAATTATGTGTTCAACTCTTCCATTATaacagttatataaaaatatatgttgcATTTGTTATTCCAGTACAATAATTTATTGTTTGTTTTGCAGGTTATAAGCACACTAACATTCAAAAGAAggtctttatatataattattctaTACAGAAGTCATATGCCTGTAGTAGTGAATCGTTATCGTGTATGTGCTAGCTTTTTACTTTCTACTCGTATAATTTATCTGAGGTGTATGTGAATTTGTTTACTGATCAGTAAGGACTTGGATCACTTAATGGACTTTAAAATGATCGTTGACTTGACCCATTTTATtttttgttggaagcttcgacgagcccaacacacccactatagaggatctagactatactagactcactacaccaacactttgacgttgattagcctttaattttataaatccttagtgcacaataatacttaggcgacagtgtcgaccatatatcgttcaggcggtataactgaccatatatcacttaggcggcagagccgatcaTATAATAAGATCaatacaagtgcactaagaacttaaacacaaactaaggcttaaccgggaaacttaacaaataacacttttattaatacaaaatacaattacaatattacttacttacaagcttttcttctctactcacactcttctcacttcttacttcttctctacttctcaactcactcttttcacaacttaTACACAAATGAAAtcttcacccctatttatactactccatggaagtttctagagactagatatttccatggatatatataaatatctagatatttttatacatataaatatctagatatttcttacacatataaatatctagatttttctttacattttaatatctagatatttttcatatacatattaatatctagatattttacccatatacatttactaattccatattattctaaatttgcattgtattttaacactccccctcaatgcaaattttcttctaacgatgtcttgcagaccattccaagtgcttctctgaatttttcaaactttggtttacttaggctcttggtgaatatatctgcaacctgttcatctgtctttgttggcaccatcttgatttttccttcaaggaccttctcacgaacatagtgatagtgcacttctatatgttttgttcttgcatgaaagactggattttctgctagtcgtatagctgataggttatcgcaaagaagatttacttgataatctgttgattgatgaagatcttccattagttgtttcaaccatgtaatttcttgtgttgctgatgatgccgatcgatattctgcttcagtgcttgacaaggatactgttggttgtctcttgctgcaccatgatattactcctgatccaagactaaacatgtatccagttgttgaccgtcgtgtatcatagtctccagcgtaatcggcgtcacaatatccagtcacgtgacattcttttgttttcttgtataaaataccaaagttgtagtgcctttaacataccttaagatgcgtcgtataacatcaaggtgaggcttcttcggattgctcatgtatcgactaaccactccaactgcataagatatgtctggccggcttagtgtgagataaataagacttccgaccatctttcgatacatggtaacatcttgaagactttttccttcatctgctcgtagttttgtattcggatccattggggttgagataggtttgcaattaagcattccgtacttttgtaaaagatctcgcgcatatttctgttgtcacagaaataatccttctcttttctgctctatttcgagtctaagaaaatgtttgagttctccaagctccttcatatgaaatctgatagacagattctctcttgttctttggatctcctcatagtgatctccagtgatgattaagtcatccacatatactagcactatggcaagttttccttgatcttgtttcacaaataaactagaatctgaaggagcaactgtgaaaccactttgtactaagaactcaccaattttcccgtaccaagctcttgaagcctgcttcaagccgtatagtgctttctttaatttgcagacatggtcaagatgaaacttgttctcaaagcctcttggttgctccatataaatttctttgtcaagttctccatgtaagaaagcgttcttgacatccatctgccacagcttccaagatttgctagcggctaaagctagtagagctcgaattgttgtgatcttcgccactggactaaacgtttcttcataatccagcccatattgttgagaaaaacctctagcaacaagtcgagctttatacctttcaatggaaccatctgatcgagtcttcaccttgtaaacccatttacaagatattggttttacatcttttggctttggaactaaactccttgtctggttttcttttagtgcattaatttattcttccatcgctttctgccattctcgatTTTGCACTGCTTCTTCATAaatagaaggctcaataggtattgattcatccacatgagcagcattggcataccttggattaggttaTCTCGGCCTTGTTGACCTCCTTAATTCTTGTGCATGCTCCTCGACTtccttttggcttggacgaacctcctcggatatagattgatgtacaccagttttccatggactcttttccttagagtacgacccttctccttcttttattggatccaatatctgctctttaggttcttctttttcttctggaccttcttctaatccatgagattctgaaagctctatcttttgaggtgaccaccatgaagaagcttcatcaaataccacatttcttgaagtatgacactttctagtatttggatcacaacatctccatccttttcttgattcatcataactgacaaaaatgcaccgaattgccttcttatcaaatttgcttcgtaaatgatctggcacgaagacgtagcatacacatccaaaaaccttgagatggttgacggttggcttgatcttccataatctttcatatggtgaaatatatcccaactttgtttgtgggagtctgttaataacgtatgaagccgtcctcatacattcggcccaaaatctacctggtacattcttaccatgaagcatacttcgacaagtttcggcaaggtggcGATTCTTGcattctgccactccattctgctgtggagtattggggcaagttaattgccttctgatcttgtgcttctcaagatacatattgaactcagtcgataaatattctcttccattatctgtgcgtaagcaccggatcttagtattgagctcactttctaccttgttcttgaactctttgaactttagaaaagtctccgacttctccttcatgaagtaaacccacacatatcttgagaagtcatcaatgaatgtcaccatatacttcatgcctccaagtgatgtttgtttcactgggccaaagacgtctgagtgtatgagctctagtggtgtcttggactgatgttgtgactccttgaatggcaattggtgagcttttccaaattgacatccagcacatattgtatctgttcggatatcaatttgagaaagcccatttactatgcgtttcaccatcatctcctttaacttattgtagcccacatgcccaagacgttcatgccacagatcagccgtctcattctttcgagtcttatccacgtaAGCTGTTTCAGCATataatacatagaccgattctattcttcttccatgcataactggattgccaaccacctttactctcttgaatacggacacatcttctggtccaaagagcacataattcccttctgctgtcaattgtggtactgacagtaaattcttctttaggcca
The window above is part of the Rutidosis leptorrhynchoides isolate AG116_Rl617_1_P2 chromosome 1, CSIRO_AGI_Rlap_v1, whole genome shotgun sequence genome. Proteins encoded here:
- the LOC139847283 gene encoding receptor-like protein EIX2 is translated as MTVTGPSCIDKERQALLMFKGDLKDINDSTLNDWSNEEGKRDCCKWSFVSCNNLTGHVTKLDFSNFTFAIRLSGKISPSLKVLKQLQYLDLSYINFQSSHIPNFLGSLTNLQDLHLYNANLSGPIPLWLENLANLKSLNLGANSLVGSISHQLGNLSNLKSLQLLSNRLSGDLPNSVGQLSNLEYLDISYNSLRGVISDPHFINLSSLTLLDMSFNSFSFNFSSDFRFPFQLYTINLQSCNLGPSFPVWLKSQIRFKSLDISSNGISDGVPRWFWNVPLELWTLNVSSNELKGTLPDITLKFYNYPGLDLSNNRFEGRVPLFSSKFASLDLSGNKFKGNLSFLCHINGDLLTFIDLSNNSFSGNLPDCWSRFQKLVVLDLSYNNLSGNIPLSFGFLNQLEALYLQKNAFVGELPMSLSNCTNLTFVNLGENKLIGKIPVWVGERLTRLYCLVLRSNMLSGSLPPQICWLYNLRILDLSNNKLVGNLPSCFGNFSSMSNRSGDDVSSHVYFQSSILIRDTRAGLLGDFNDNAFVAWKGTYQSFGRNHLDQLNIIDLSNNNLSGEFPFEITSLVELVSFNISLNKLHGKLPKDIGLLKSLNSLDLSRNQFSGKIPSSLSQLDGLGYLDLSYNNLSGETPTATQFQRFDSSSYEGNPLLYGPPLTPISRPTTIVVEEDVNHIHEYDDDFWKSYYMGMSVGFVVGFWGICGVIFLNRRCRHLLFTSLSLANDCIYVTLVVLYRKFKRL